TCTGTGTCATATAACATACACAACAATAACATTTAAATGAATATTCAAAAAGGTTTGCATTCACATTATTATATACATGGATATATTTAGTTTTAGCAAGGATGTTTAGTGAAATTTAGTTTGGAATTAAATTGTTGAAAACATACGAGTGCACTGGGAGGGTATTAAACGTCCTGAGGCGCGAGCTCTTGATGCTAAAAAAGTAGTAAAAACATGCAGTAATTAGAGTCAatgcaatggacaaaaataAGGACATTGTCTTAAACTGCTGTGCCCAACAACAACTATTTAATATGAAGACCCAGTGTATGTGTAATATTGCACTGCTTAGagtaaacattttaaactttcagTATGTGTCCTACcatgaggtggagatgtgagacCAATCGGAGGACTAGACTCATATTGTGGCTGTGGCGCTATGAAAAGAATATATCTTTGGTAAGTACAAGTCACTGGGCCAGACTCTACTCAAACGTTCACACCACATTTCCCAGAAGGCATCGCGTTTAAAGGGGCGGGACTTCTTTAACACATAGCTAGCAGGGCAGCTAAGGTGAATACTCGCTGCGGTGTTCAATGAACTGTCTAGTTATTCGCTTAAAGCGTTGGTCAGGTCGCCCGAGTTAAACCTTTAGATGCGTCTAGGGCACAGAATGTCATGTCCTGTGGTTCACTCTGGTAAgtaattttgtttttaatttgaagTCTTCCTGCACTTTACAGGTTAATATGCCTCCAGAAATGAAACAGAAAGCACAGCGCGCTAATTCGGAGTGCGTGTTTACGTATTTACTTGAGCACATTTACAGATGAACCTTCCTGAACATCTGTTGTATTCACAGTGGCGGAGTTGAACGCTGCTCTTCTTCCCCTGGACTGGCTGCTGGGGAGCTGGGAGTCGGACGAGCTGGGTGAAGGATCCTTCCCCTCCATCGCGCCCTTCCGATACACCGAGAAGTTGCACTTCTCTCATGTGGGACAGCCCGTGATTAATTTTATGTAAGTAATTTAACAGAAACATGAATGCTGGTAATATCTAGAACCTAGTGAAACTATCTCAATAAACCAGCAATTGGGTTTAATAATACACTCAACTAATTGTGTTTGAATAATTGACAAAGTTTtgtcattaaaggtttaatgctTTTCATGCTGAGAGCACAAAGCCGCTTCACAGAGAGTGTGGTTTCATCAGGCTTCAGCCAGGCACCAATAACGTGGCCTTCATTGTTGCACAGAACTCGGGTAGGAACTTTATAAACACCTGTCTAGAATATATAGGTCATCTTAATGGCATCAAGTTTAAGACATGGTCCTCAGATCTGGCTGTGTGCGGCACAGCAATAAAATCTTCCCCTCTGTGCTGGCCACAGGTCTGGTGGAGATCGAGGAAGGAGAGCTGAGCGGACAGCGGCTCACCCTGAACAGCCGGGCCCTGGCCAGAACGTCTTTTGCCAAGGAGCCTTATGTTCAGCAGGTCTGCCATCTTCTCGCTCAGTTCAACTGCCTGTGTCTTGACTATGACTcacatgtttgttttgttaccTTCATTCAGATTTCCAGGCTCATCCAGCTAAGACCAGATGGCAAACTGGAGCAGACCGTCTCCATGGCCCTGGAGAACCAGCCTCTGACCCAGCACCTGCACATCACTTACCGTAGGGCTTCGTGAGGACAGAATAGACACGGGACCAGACGGTGGACAACATCCTGCCCTCTGTGCTGATGATACTCTGCACATCCTCTTACACAGCGCAAtgacaaataaatcacattttCTGAACATTGAGAACAGTGAACTGCATGTTACTAGTAACTGAAGCAACTGTGATACATTTTTCTTCAAATATTAACCATTGTAGTTCTACTTGGCTGGCATGTGGGGGTAGAAATTGCACAGAGCTTCAAAACATTACCTTAAGAAGGAACAAGGAATGTCTAATCAGGCTTTTTGTTTGAACATTGATTTTcagtgtgtgcgcacatgtgtggCTAGCAATACAATTTTACTTTAAGATATAATCAGATGTGCTATCTAGATACTTCAATATATTTCTCATGTATAACCTGTGATGGCATATCTAAAAAATCAGAACAATAGACAAGTTATTCTCAGGTTTGAATACAATAACCAATTATTTCTTTCAAATGTAACAAGTTATATTGTGATTGTACATCAAAGACAGGTAGTCTTTCTGAAGAAACCCTATACTTGAGCCTGCTAATCACTACAAGTCAGCCAGGTACTTTATAACGCGAGTTGCACTGGAGTACTGTTACTTCCGTCTCTCGAGTCCAACTAATAAGAGTTTAAAGGGAATATTGATTCATCATCTCATAAGTACGACTGCTAtttatacaaactaatacaatTTGTATGCAGTTTAGTGTCAAGTGTAGTTTGTGGAAGGTTGAACATGTAGTGCCAAGTGATTTCCCCCTTTGATTAAACATGCTACTAATAATCCAGTTTAGTGTTTTGTTTCCCATTTCCTTTTGACAGATAATcagtatttaaaaatacacttTATTTTAACATGTAGGAGAGAGATGTGGAGATAGTTCAAGAATACACAGCACACAAACATGATGTGCATTATGCCATGTCCTTTAGCATTTTTGCCAAAAATTCATGGAATAAAAACactttacatttaaaaatatgcCACTCAACCTGCACTTTCATTTGTGTTGTAGACCCAACACATGAGCagccaaaaataaaaatatgtaaataaataatttttaaatataaaaataagtcaTTCAAATCTTGGGAGTAGGATAAATCACCAAACATGTGATTTGACTTGACTAAACTGCTCTCTTAAACCAGAGCTGGCCCAAGCACACTTTCTCTTCTGAGACTATGGTCATTGGACATTTACCACTCAAGGCCGATTCTGCACGTTTGGTTACTTCAGACCTCTTGACTCATTAACAAATGTTTACGTGGATTCCACAAACAGGA
This sequence is a window from Brachyhypopomus gauderio isolate BG-103 chromosome 16, BGAUD_0.2, whole genome shotgun sequence. Protein-coding genes within it:
- the thap4 gene encoding peroxynitrite isomerase THAP4 → MRLGHRMSCPVVHSVAELNAALLPLDWLLGSWESDELGEGSFPSIAPFRYTEKLHFSHVGQPVINFMFNAFHAESTKPLHRECGFIRLQPGTNNVAFIVAQNSGLVEIEEGELSGQRLTLNSRALARTSFAKEPYVQQISRLIQLRPDGKLEQTVSMALENQPLTQHLHITYRRAS